One window of the Shewanella cyperi genome contains the following:
- a CDS encoding EamA family transporter: MDVKSLGCALLVVFIWGMNFSVIKFGLEELPPIMFSGLRFLIVALPAVFFVPFPKTSAWNIVGVGLFLGVLKFGLLFVAMKADVSAGIASLLLQAQVIFTILLSVLLWKEAISRFQALGMLLAAAGFCLFFLNSQGNATIVGVSMILCAALFWAVSNLIMKRMGQVNLLHFMVWVSLIPPLPLFVLSYLFETQHPLALLAATTTKTWISLAYVGYVSTLIAFALWGWLLRNHSAATVTPFALLIPVVGMLGSGLLLDERLTGLEMTGSSLILFGLSISILGQRLFNGIYLRRQNLNRLEREDC, translated from the coding sequence ATGGATGTTAAAAGCCTGGGCTGTGCCCTACTGGTGGTGTTTATCTGGGGGATGAACTTCTCGGTCATTAAATTTGGCCTGGAAGAACTGCCGCCCATAATGTTCTCCGGACTGCGATTCCTGATTGTCGCCCTGCCGGCGGTGTTCTTTGTGCCCTTTCCCAAGACCTCGGCCTGGAATATTGTCGGTGTTGGACTCTTCCTTGGGGTGCTGAAATTCGGATTGTTGTTTGTGGCCATGAAGGCCGATGTGTCGGCGGGGATCGCTTCCTTGCTGTTGCAGGCCCAGGTCATTTTCACCATATTGCTCAGCGTCTTACTCTGGAAAGAGGCCATCAGCCGCTTCCAGGCCCTGGGTATGCTGTTGGCCGCGGCGGGATTTTGCCTGTTTTTCCTCAATAGCCAGGGCAACGCCACCATAGTCGGCGTATCAATGATACTCTGTGCCGCCTTGTTCTGGGCCGTATCCAATCTCATCATGAAGCGCATGGGCCAGGTTAACCTGCTGCATTTCATGGTTTGGGTCAGCCTGATCCCGCCCCTGCCCTTGTTTGTTCTGTCCTACCTGTTTGAAACCCAGCATCCCCTCGCGTTGCTGGCGGCCACCACGACAAAAACCTGGATATCTCTGGCCTATGTGGGTTATGTGTCGACGCTTATTGCCTTTGCCCTTTGGGGTTGGCTGCTGCGCAATCACTCCGCGGCCACTGTAACCCCCTTTGCACTGCTAATCCCCGTGGTCGGCATGCTGGGCTCAGGTCTGCTGCTGGATGAACGTTTGACCGGCTTGGAAATGACCGGCAGCAGCCTGATCCTTTTTGGGCTGAGCATCTCTATACTGGGTCAGCGTCTCTTTAATGGGATTTACCTGCGACGGCAAAACCTGAACAGGCTTGAACGGGAGGATTGTTAA
- a CDS encoding GNAT family N-acetyltransferase — MSTGMTFELLSPKHACALLRFELENRDYFETLIAPRPVGFISEQGIARHIDAQLSAHELKLARSLVLLDGQSIIARANLKELDDKRHSGELGYRVAAAHTGKGVASLCVAELARLAAGPLGLKQLYAYVLENNPASSRVLLKNHFTQIEFIPDFTWHSGRQLDCVKYGLRLA, encoded by the coding sequence ATGAGTACTGGCATGACCTTTGAGTTGCTAAGCCCCAAACACGCCTGTGCCCTGCTGCGGTTCGAGCTGGAAAACCGCGACTATTTCGAAACCCTGATAGCCCCGAGGCCGGTGGGCTTTATCAGTGAGCAGGGCATTGCCCGGCATATCGACGCACAGTTGTCGGCCCATGAACTCAAGCTCGCCCGTTCGCTGGTGTTGCTCGACGGGCAGTCCATTATCGCCCGCGCCAATCTCAAGGAGCTGGACGACAAGCGCCACAGCGGGGAACTGGGTTACCGGGTTGCGGCGGCCCACACCGGCAAGGGCGTGGCATCACTGTGCGTGGCCGAGCTGGCCAGGCTTGCGGCCGGGCCCCTGGGGCTCAAGCAACTGTACGCCTACGTGCTTGAGAATAATCCTGCTTCGTCACGGGTGCTGCTGAAAAACCACTTTACCCAAATTGAATTCATCCCCGACTTTACCTGGCACAGTGGCAGGCAGCTTGATTGTGTTAAATATGGGCTGAGATTGGCATAA
- a CDS encoding GFA family protein has translation MNTSAHFPAEGGCDCGQVRYRLETNPLFVHCCHCRWCQRETGASFALNAMIEADRVSLLSGEPVIINTPSASGKGQLIARCPKCLVALWSSYAGSGPIMRFVRVGTLDNPDFLPPDIHIFTASKQPWVQLADDTPVVSEYYDRKQYWPPESQARYQAILPDILAYKAGLKEQ, from the coding sequence ATGAACACATCAGCACATTTTCCAGCCGAGGGAGGCTGCGACTGCGGCCAGGTTCGCTATCGCCTTGAGACTAACCCCTTGTTTGTACACTGCTGCCACTGCCGTTGGTGTCAGCGGGAAACCGGCGCCTCCTTTGCCCTCAATGCCATGATAGAGGCCGACCGTGTCAGCCTGCTGTCCGGCGAACCTGTCATCATCAATACCCCCTCCGCCAGCGGCAAGGGACAGCTGATCGCCCGCTGCCCCAAGTGCCTGGTGGCGCTGTGGAGCAGTTACGCCGGCTCGGGCCCCATTATGCGCTTTGTGCGGGTAGGCACTTTAGACAATCCGGATTTTCTGCCGCCGGACATACATATTTTCACTGCCTCCAAACAGCCCTGGGTGCAGCTTGCGGACGACACGCCCGTGGTCAGCGAATACTATGACCGCAAACAGTACTGGCCGCCCGAAAGCCAGGCGCGTTACCAGGCGATACTGCCCGACATCCTGGCCTATAAGGCAGGACTAAAAGAGCAATGA